The bacterium genome includes a window with the following:
- the murJ gene encoding murein biosynthesis integral membrane protein MurJ, with product MTDRPGRQMGRAAALMMGSVFLSRVLGYARDAVIAWQHGATIETDAYFVAFTIPDFLNYLLAGGALSITFIPIFARYLAEGKEEEGFRSFSTIATVMGLGMLFFIVLGEFLAGRVIPLIAPGFSPAQAALAARLTRIVLPAQIFFYIGGLLMAVQYARKQFFLPALAPLIYNAGIIAGGLLLGQERGMEGFAWGVLAGAFLGNFALQIHGARRGGLSFSPRLDFSDPGLKEFIRLSIPIMLGFSLVVVDEWTTRVFGSFLLAGAITWLNNARRLMLVPVGIFGQASGVASYPFLSSLAAEGRKEEMWDTLSLTLRWVFLVSAGVAAIAVVLSREAVLLVYQRGAFTIDDTMRTASALSAFCLGIPFWCAQAIVSRGFFAMRDTWTPTLVGTGAWIVALPVYYLLQQSYGVFGLALASTAGILLYAGALYGILMRRTVGRRGASDLVEYGKLALAAALAGTAGYLLLGAASRFLAWETVVGSMIRLAGGASAVGGIYFLLAYLFHSGTIRTIHRREDLLHPPGPAPDGGNGVTPS from the coding sequence CGCGACGCCGTGATCGCGTGGCAGCACGGCGCCACCATCGAAACGGACGCCTACTTCGTCGCGTTCACGATCCCCGACTTCCTCAATTACCTGCTGGCGGGCGGCGCGCTCTCCATCACCTTCATCCCGATCTTCGCGCGGTACCTGGCGGAGGGGAAGGAGGAGGAGGGGTTCCGCTCCTTCTCGACGATCGCCACGGTGATGGGGCTCGGCATGCTCTTCTTCATCGTGCTGGGCGAGTTCCTCGCGGGGCGCGTGATCCCCCTGATCGCCCCCGGCTTTTCGCCCGCGCAGGCGGCCCTCGCGGCGCGCCTGACGCGCATCGTGCTCCCCGCGCAGATCTTCTTCTACATCGGCGGGCTCCTGATGGCGGTGCAGTACGCCCGGAAGCAGTTCTTCCTCCCCGCGCTGGCCCCCCTGATCTACAACGCCGGGATCATCGCGGGGGGCCTGCTCCTCGGGCAGGAACGCGGGATGGAGGGGTTCGCCTGGGGAGTCCTCGCCGGGGCGTTCCTCGGGAACTTCGCCCTGCAGATCCACGGCGCGCGGCGCGGCGGCCTCTCCTTTTCCCCCCGGCTCGACTTCTCCGACCCGGGCCTGAAGGAGTTCATCCGCCTCTCCATCCCGATCATGCTCGGCTTCTCCCTCGTCGTGGTGGACGAGTGGACCACGCGCGTCTTCGGCTCCTTCCTCCTCGCGGGGGCGATCACCTGGCTGAACAACGCGCGGCGCCTGATGCTGGTGCCGGTCGGCATCTTCGGCCAGGCGTCGGGGGTGGCGTCGTACCCGTTCCTCTCCTCGCTGGCGGCGGAGGGGAGGAAGGAGGAGATGTGGGACACGCTGTCCCTCACCCTGCGGTGGGTCTTCCTCGTCTCCGCCGGGGTGGCGGCCATCGCCGTCGTCCTGTCGCGGGAGGCGGTCCTGCTCGTCTACCAGCGCGGGGCGTTCACGATCGACGACACGATGCGCACCGCGTCCGCCCTCTCCGCCTTCTGCCTCGGGATCCCCTTCTGGTGCGCCCAGGCGATCGTCTCCCGCGGATTCTTCGCGATGCGGGATACCTGGACCCCGACGCTCGTGGGAACCGGGGCGTGGATCGTCGCCCTCCCCGTGTACTACCTGCTGCAGCAGTCGTACGGCGTCTTCGGCCTCGCGCTCGCCAGCACGGCGGGGATCCTCCTCTACGCGGGAGCGCTCTACGGGATCCTGATGCGGCGGACGGTGGGGCGGCGGGGAGCGTCCGACCTGGTCGAGTACGGAAAGCTGGCGCTGGCCGCGGCGCTGGCCGGAACGGCCGGGTACCTCCTGCTGGGCGCGGCTTCGAGGTTTCTCGCGTGGGAGACCGTGGTCGGGTCGATGATCCGGCTGGCCGGCGGAGCGTCCGCCGTGGGAGGGATCTACTTCCTTCTCGCGTACCTGTTCCATAGCGGGACAATCCGGACCATCCATCGGCGGGAGGACCTGCTCCACCCGCCGGGACCGGCTCCCGACGGGGGAAACGGGGTCACGCCGTCATGA